From the genome of Scytonema hofmannii PCC 7110, one region includes:
- a CDS encoding caspase family protein — translation MSDFSRNLAFIIGINNYKNGISPLQNAENDAKKLIEILREQHGYQIWVCLNELATLNNLNQLLEQTLLEQVSENDRLLFYFAGHGIALNGDDGPAGYLIPQDAQLGDTNTYLPMARLLECLEQLPCRHFLGILDCCFAGAFRWSSTRDLLTVPEVIHKERYDRFISDPAWQVITSTAYDQKALDAFDVNTERGKAGNHSPFAGALIEALAGKADVYPPSTNGKLSGDGVITATKLYLYLRDAVEPATEERRQRQTPGIWSLKKHDKGEFIFLSPGHPLNLPPAPPLDASKNPYRGLKSFEEKHSELFFGRTELVKKLQDFVKTHPLTVVLGASGSGKSSLVKAGLIPQLRKDKSEQWCILPPIRPGETPLLALNNALKSAQLPEVAPQNPQQNLAWSIDVWAKRNPNSKLLLFIDQSEEIITLCQNEDERKQFFQEILKAINAHRHRLRVVLTLRSDFETQVRDAGLEFVPTVLKVGNTMLKNRWHTGRFVVPMMTRGELREAIEKPAETRVMYFQPHELVEQLIDEVADMPGALPLLSFALSELYLKYLKRQRDAQNRGITIDRALTQEDYQGMGGVIQSLTQRADEEYEALVKKDPAYAQIIRHVVLRMVALGGGELARRQVPLSELEYPPEKNDFVKEVIERFTKARLLVKGEDAEGNLYVEPAHDALVRGWQKLLNWVKEEKNLRLQRRLTPAALEWKSKQQLRFLWNVDPYLDVLQKEVLNSENNNWLNQLETEFVQQSIRQKHKDTRSRWGIGITVSLVITTFVASAATFVGTVWSSLTNKPNVIFASPGQEIQGTTDYTFSYNPSTQRAFGPSVFHQIVFGIPKNTQDCINVNQLPDGEKSEKGKPFNITAPKEPGVYYIEFAIDLEYSCDVPKGRWVRGEYGNVPGQSKLGIVVVGNVFNFSIYSKILDAYSKNVPTSYVLTGDEHKRSGGYIALKNFKFDK, via the coding sequence ATGTCTGACTTTTCTAGAAATCTGGCATTTATCATCGGAATTAATAATTACAAAAACGGTATTTCGCCTCTACAGAACGCAGAGAATGATGCCAAAAAGCTCATTGAAATACTGCGGGAACAGCATGGATATCAAATATGGGTGTGCTTAAACGAACTTGCCACCCTCAACAATTTAAATCAACTATTAGAACAAACACTACTAGAACAAGTCAGTGAAAATGACCGCTTGCTGTTTTACTTTGCCGGTCATGGAATTGCTCTCAATGGCGATGATGGTCCAGCAGGTTATTTAATTCCCCAGGATGCCCAATTGGGAGATACGAATACATACCTGCCGATGGCTAGGTTGCTTGAATGCTTGGAGCAACTACCCTGTCGTCATTTCTTAGGAATCCTCGACTGCTGCTTTGCAGGAGCCTTTCGTTGGTCAAGCACCAGGGATTTATTAACTGTACCAGAGGTGATTCACAAAGAGCGTTATGACCGTTTTATTAGCGATCCAGCATGGCAAGTCATCACTAGCACAGCTTATGACCAAAAAGCCTTAGATGCATTTGATGTTAACACAGAGCGCGGCAAGGCTGGGAACCATTCTCCCTTTGCAGGGGCGTTAATCGAAGCGCTAGCAGGTAAAGCTGATGTCTATCCTCCTTCTACGAATGGTAAACTCTCAGGAGATGGGGTGATTACTGCTACCAAACTCTACTTGTATCTGCGTGATGCCGTTGAACCAGCCACGGAAGAACGTCGTCAACGGCAAACTCCAGGAATTTGGTCTCTGAAGAAGCATGATAAAGGGGAGTTTATTTTCTTATCTCCCGGACATCCACTCAACTTACCGCCAGCGCCGCCTTTAGATGCATCAAAAAATCCCTACCGAGGTTTGAAATCATTTGAAGAGAAACACAGCGAACTGTTTTTCGGTAGAACTGAACTAGTAAAAAAGTTACAGGATTTTGTTAAAACTCATCCCTTAACAGTAGTGTTGGGTGCTTCGGGTTCGGGTAAATCTAGTTTGGTGAAGGCAGGATTAATTCCCCAACTGCGGAAAGACAAGAGTGAGCAATGGTGTATTTTACCACCCATTCGTCCTGGCGAGACTCCCTTACTTGCCTTAAATAATGCTTTGAAAAGTGCCCAATTACCAGAGGTAGCACCACAAAACCCACAGCAGAATCTGGCTTGGAGTATTGATGTTTGGGCGAAGCGCAACCCCAACTCTAAGTTACTACTGTTTATTGACCAAAGCGAAGAAATTATTACACTCTGTCAAAATGAGGATGAGCGGAAACAGTTTTTCCAAGAGATACTCAAAGCAATCAATGCCCATCGCCATAGATTACGAGTAGTGTTAACCTTACGCTCTGATTTTGAAACCCAAGTCAGAGATGCTGGCTTAGAGTTTGTCCCCACAGTTCTGAAAGTAGGAAACACAATGCTGAAAAATCGTTGGCATACGGGACGATTTGTTGTACCAATGATGACACGAGGAGAACTGCGGGAAGCCATTGAGAAACCAGCAGAAACACGGGTAATGTATTTTCAGCCCCACGAACTCGTAGAACAATTGATTGATGAAGTGGCAGATATGCCGGGAGCATTGCCTCTGCTTTCTTTTGCGTTGAGCGAACTTTATCTCAAGTATTTAAAGCGACAACGAGATGCTCAAAATAGAGGTATAACAATTGACCGGGCACTAACGCAAGAAGATTATCAAGGCATGGGAGGAGTCATCCAATCACTGACTCAAAGGGCTGATGAGGAATATGAGGCGTTAGTTAAAAAAGATCCAGCGTATGCCCAGATTATCCGCCATGTGGTGCTGCGGATGGTTGCTCTTGGTGGAGGTGAATTAGCACGCAGACAAGTCCCGTTATCGGAATTAGAATATCCACCAGAGAAAAATGATTTTGTTAAAGAAGTCATTGAGCGTTTTACCAAAGCACGGTTACTGGTTAAAGGAGAAGATGCAGAAGGTAATCTCTATGTGGAACCAGCCCATGATGCTTTGGTGCGGGGATGGCAAAAGCTGCTGAATTGGGTAAAAGAGGAGAAAAACTTAAGATTGCAGCGCCGTTTAACACCTGCTGCCCTAGAGTGGAAAAGCAAACAACAGCTACGGTTTCTTTGGAATGTTGACCCCTATCTGGATGTGTTGCAAAAAGAGGTACTTAACTCAGAAAACAACAACTGGTTGAACCAGTTAGAAACTGAGTTTGTGCAACAAAGCATTAGGCAAAAACACAAAGATACCCGTTCGCGTTGGGGTATTGGGATCACTGTGTCGCTGGTCATCACAACATTTGTTGCATCCGCAGCGACATTTGTAGGGACAGTATGGTCTAGCTTGACAAACAAACCAAATGTTATATTTGCTTCTCCTGGGCAAGAGATTCAAGGAACTACAGACTATACATTCTCGTATAATCCTTCCACTCAAAGAGCCTTTGGTCCAAGCGTATTTCACCAAATTGTGTTCGGTATCCCCAAAAATACACAAGATTGCATAAATGTTAATCAACTTCCAGATGGGGAAAAATCCGAAAAGGGAAAGCCTTTCAATATAACTGCACCAAAAGAGCCAGGGGTCTATTACATTGAATTCGCTATAGACTTAGAGTACTCTTGTGACGTACCTAAAGGTAGGTGGGTACGTGGAGAATATGGAAACGTTCCTGGGCAATCAAAATTAGGAATTGTTGTAGTCGGGAATGTATTTAACTTCTCTATCTATAGCAAGATTTTGGATGCCTACTCTAAAAATGTACCTACTTCATACGTTCTAACTGGTGATGAACATAAGCGTTCAGGTGGCTATATTGCTTTAAAAAACTTTAAGTTTGACAAATAA
- a CDS encoding helix-turn-helix transcriptional regulator, which yields MLNILPIDADNKTRNLLMECLETAGFEVVSIENDLVVVQLAQEKLSTNEENIKSNTLRTSIFPSIPRLHEVFEFIELNYHQPINLKEVAQAVGYSSAYLTDLVRRLTGKTVNNWIIERRIVQACNLLLETNYSVNQIALEVGYQNTNHFYCQFRARHQNTPHAWREAQRCKLDRNSIHF from the coding sequence ATGCTCAATATTTTACCTATTGATGCTGATAATAAAACCAGAAACCTCTTAATGGAATGCTTGGAAACCGCAGGATTTGAGGTAGTTAGTATAGAGAATGACCTTGTTGTTGTTCAGCTAGCACAGGAGAAATTGTCTACTAATGAGGAAAATATAAAATCAAATACTCTACGAACGTCCATCTTTCCATCTATTCCCCGACTACATGAGGTCTTCGAGTTTATAGAATTGAATTATCATCAACCTATTAACCTAAAAGAAGTCGCTCAAGCAGTAGGTTATTCCTCAGCTTACTTAACCGATTTAGTACGAAGACTTACTGGAAAAACGGTTAATAACTGGATTATTGAACGTCGGATAGTTCAAGCATGTAACTTACTTCTAGAAACTAATTATTCAGTTAATCAGATTGCTTTGGAAGTAGGCTATCAAAATACCAATCATTTCTACTGTCAATTTCGCGCTCGCCATCAAAATACTCCTCATGCTTGGAGAGAAGCACAGCGTTGCAAATTAGATCGCAACTCAATACATTTCTAA
- a CDS encoding LysM peptidoglycan-binding domain-containing protein, translating into MYKNVRAIAATFVTLSTTILSLLNTPAYAIGYTLIYLQKNRCIADYESDRSVTLPRGYYPLVSRERLINGDDLFEIIAPDPEEPSMPIIVTVSNNCLINVNMPCAYDSSLYTVNPGDSLFKIARRELGDSNRWREIRKSNGTRLTKEEAQFLEPGEEVCIPNSY; encoded by the coding sequence ATGTACAAAAATGTCAGGGCGATCGCTGCTACTTTTGTGACTCTTTCTACGACTATTCTTTCTCTCTTGAATACACCTGCTTATGCTATTGGATATACCTTAATTTATCTACAAAAGAATCGGTGCATAGCTGACTATGAGTCCGATCGATCTGTTACTCTTCCCAGGGGTTACTACCCTCTTGTAAGTAGAGAAAGATTGATAAATGGTGATGACTTATTTGAAATTATTGCACCAGATCCAGAAGAGCCAAGTATGCCAATAATTGTCACTGTTTCCAATAATTGTCTGATTAACGTTAATATGCCTTGTGCATATGATAGTTCTTTATATACAGTTAATCCTGGAGATTCGCTTTTTAAGATTGCGCGACGAGAGTTGGGTGATAGTAACCGTTGGCGGGAGATTAGGAAATCTAATGGTACACGATTGACAAAAGAGGAGGCTCAATTTTTAGAGCCAGGTGAGGAAGTCTGCATTCCTAATTCATATTAA
- a CDS encoding NB-ARC domain-containing protein — MPRSLKVRQDCIQKVKLAVKRNCFPSQRALAEDTGLALATVSNFLTGKPVDHTTFEELCQKLALSWREIADLDFEVSAHTLDRDKNTGFGTTNTRQNWGEAIDVSVFYGRTEEIATLKQWIVNDRCRLVTLVGMGGIGKTALSVKLAQLLQTEFEYLIWRSLRNAPPIHELLSELIHFLSAQQETTLPESLDSKISCLIEYLRAERCLLVLDNAESILSSDERAGGYRQGYEGYGQLIRCLGETNHQSCLVLTSREKPRGISIQEGTNSPIRSLRLSGLTEVQGEKILTEKGFSVSEDECQSLVKFYAGNPLALKIVATTIHELFDGNIADFLQQGTVIFGDISDLLDQQFYRLSALEKQIMYWLTINREWVLFTDLQKDIIPAVSLKNLLETLESLRLRSLIEKNSGSFTQQPVVMEYVSDRFIENICQEIQNGETALFNSCALIKTQAKDYAINAQIQLLLKPLADKLLNLFGTQENVQNCLNQLLAKLKSFAPRKPGYAGGNILNLLWQLHINLIGYDFSNLTVWQAYLQGMNLHRVNFTNTDLSKAALTRTLGGVLSAIFSPDGKLLATSIDNEIWLWEVANMNQIVTCNGHTAWVRSLAFSPDGQILASGSNDQTVRLWNAHTGQCLKTLRGHTSWVQSLAFSPDGQILASASNDQTVKLWNAHTGQCLQTLLGHSDRVIFTTFSPNGQTLVTGSEDETVRLWDVNGGKCLRVLQIHINWVLSIALSPDGQTLATGSDGTTVKFWDLATGECIKTLPDYNSYVWAVAFSPDGKTLVTGSEDKTVKVWDVLTGKCLQTLHEHNNSPIGGNEASRIWLVAVNPDGKSLLSVSENQTMKLWDIRTGQCLRKVYGYSNWILSVAFSPNGQMLASSSEDQRVRLWDVTTGQCLRTLPGHTNLISSVTFAPQNLNDCTASKSIISDREIGKQQESQILASSSDDTTIKLWDANTGECLRTLWGHDSWVHSVSFSPNGQILASGSRDQTVKLWDWHTGECLHTLEGHINQVKTISFSSCGKMLASGSDDNTIKLWDVSTGICLQTLLGHGDWVLSVMFTLRGDILASASGDQTIKLWDIATGQCVQTLTGHTYRVRTIAFSPDGKILASGSDDQTVKLWDMSTGVVLKTFQGHHKAVRSIAFSPNASMLVSSSEDETIKFWDIKTGECLTTMRIDRPYEGMNIKNASGLTTPQKNTLKALGAVETE, encoded by the coding sequence ATGCCAAGGTCACTCAAAGTTCGTCAGGATTGCATTCAGAAAGTAAAACTGGCAGTTAAGCGTAACTGCTTCCCCAGCCAAAGAGCTTTGGCTGAGGACACAGGGCTGGCTTTAGCCACAGTCAGCAACTTTCTCACAGGTAAACCCGTTGACCATACAACGTTTGAAGAACTTTGTCAGAAATTAGCACTCTCGTGGAGAGAAATTGCCGATTTGGACTTTGAGGTTTCAGCCCACACTCTAGATCGAGATAAAAATACTGGCTTTGGAACCACTAACACCCGTCAGAACTGGGGAGAGGCGATTGATGTCTCAGTTTTCTACGGGCGCACCGAAGAAATCGCCACATTAAAGCAATGGATTGTTAACGATCGTTGCCGACTGGTTACTTTAGTCGGCATGGGTGGAATTGGTAAAACTGCTTTGTCTGTGAAATTAGCGCAGCTTTTGCAAACCGAATTTGAGTACCTGATTTGGCGAAGTCTGCGGAATGCGCCACCAATTCATGAGCTTTTGAGCGAACTGATTCACTTTTTGTCCGCTCAACAAGAAACAACTTTACCAGAAAGCTTAGACAGTAAAATCTCCTGTTTAATAGAATATTTGCGTGCAGAGCGTTGTTTGTTAGTGTTAGACAATGCGGAGTCAATTTTATCTAGTGACGAACGTGCAGGAGGATATCGGCAAGGATATGAAGGATATGGACAGCTCATCAGATGCTTGGGAGAGACTAACCATCAGAGTTGTTTAGTGTTGACGAGCCGGGAAAAACCCAGAGGCATTAGCATTCAAGAAGGTACCAACTCTCCAATTCGTTCGCTGAGATTGTCCGGTTTAACAGAGGTACAAGGTGAGAAAATTCTTACAGAAAAAGGCTTTTCTGTCTCAGAAGACGAATGTCAATCGCTGGTGAAGTTTTATGCAGGTAATCCTTTAGCATTAAAAATTGTCGCAACTACTATTCATGAGTTATTTGACGGCAATATTGCTGACTTTCTACAACAAGGTACCGTTATTTTTGGAGATATTTCGGATTTACTCGATCAACAGTTTTACCGTTTGTCAGCTTTAGAAAAACAGATCATGTACTGGCTGACCATTAATCGAGAATGGGTATTGTTTACAGATTTACAAAAGGATATTATTCCTGCTGTTTCACTCAAAAATTTGTTAGAAACTTTAGAATCTCTACGGTTACGCTCGCTTATTGAGAAGAATTCTGGGAGTTTTACTCAACAACCAGTGGTGATGGAGTATGTCAGCGATCGCTTTATCGAGAACATTTGCCAAGAAATTCAGAATGGAGAAACAGCACTATTTAATAGCTGTGCATTAATCAAAACTCAAGCCAAAGACTACGCAATCAATGCACAAATTCAACTGTTGCTCAAACCCCTTGCAGATAAATTACTAAACCTCTTTGGTACTCAAGAAAATGTGCAGAACTGTTTGAATCAACTTTTAGCAAAGCTGAAGTCTTTTGCTCCTCGAAAACCAGGATATGCAGGTGGTAATATTCTCAATTTACTCTGGCAGCTTCATATTAACCTGATTGGCTATGATTTTTCTAATTTAACAGTTTGGCAAGCTTACCTACAGGGCATGAATTTGCATCGAGTTAACTTTACCAATACAGATTTAAGCAAGGCTGCTTTGACTCGAACCTTAGGAGGTGTTTTATCAGCAATTTTCAGCCCAGATGGGAAACTACTAGCAACAAGTATTGATAATGAGATTTGGTTGTGGGAAGTGGCAAACATGAACCAAATTGTGACTTGCAATGGTCATACGGCTTGGGTGCGATCGCTTGCTTTTAGTCCAGACGGGCAAATTTTAGCCAGTGGTAGCAACGACCAAACGGTGAGGTTGTGGAATGCCCACACCGGGCAATGTTTAAAAACTCTGCGGGGTCATACAAGTTGGGTGCAATCGCTTGCTTTTAGTCCAGACGGGCAAATTTTAGCGAGTGCTAGCAATGACCAAACGGTAAAGTTGTGGAATGCCCACACCGGGCAATGCCTGCAAACTTTGTTAGGGCATAGCGATCGGGTTATTTTTACGACTTTCAGTCCCAATGGACAAACTTTGGTCACTGGCAGCGAAGACGAAACTGTTAGACTCTGGGATGTGAACGGGGGAAAATGTCTGCGAGTCCTACAAATCCACATCAATTGGGTACTATCCATTGCTCTCAGCCCAGATGGGCAAACACTAGCGACAGGAAGCGATGGCACAACAGTAAAATTTTGGGATTTAGCCACTGGTGAGTGCATAAAAACATTACCAGACTACAACAGCTATGTGTGGGCAGTTGCATTCAGCCCAGATGGTAAAACACTGGTGACGGGAAGCGAGGATAAAACAGTCAAGGTATGGGATGTCTTGACAGGAAAATGTTTACAAACTTTGCACGAGCATAACAATTCGCCTATAGGCGGTAACGAAGCTTCACGCATTTGGTTGGTTGCTGTTAATCCAGATGGTAAAAGCTTGCTGAGTGTTAGTGAAAATCAAACGATGAAGTTATGGGATATCCGCACGGGGCAATGTTTGAGAAAAGTGTACGGCTATAGTAATTGGATCTTATCCGTTGCTTTTAGCCCAAATGGTCAAATGTTGGCGAGTAGTAGCGAAGACCAACGAGTAAGATTGTGGGATGTGACGACAGGACAATGCCTGCGAACGTTACCAGGGCATACTAACCTGATTTCATCAGTGACATTTGCTCCCCAAAACCTAAATGATTGTACAGCAAGTAAGAGCATAATATCAGACCGAGAGATTGGTAAACAACAAGAAAGCCAAATTCTGGCAAGTAGCAGCGACGACACAACTATCAAACTTTGGGATGCAAATACAGGAGAGTGTTTGAGAACACTTTGGGGACATGATAGTTGGGTGCATTCAGTTAGCTTTAGCCCAAATGGACAAATTCTGGCAAGTGGCAGTCGCGACCAAACGGTAAAGCTTTGGGATTGGCATACGGGAGAATGCCTGCACACTTTGGAAGGACATATTAATCAAGTAAAAACAATTAGTTTTAGTTCCTGCGGGAAAATGTTGGCTAGTGGTAGCGATGATAACACTATCAAACTTTGGGATGTAAGTACGGGAATTTGTCTGCAAACGTTGTTAGGGCATGGTGATTGGGTTTTATCTGTTATGTTTACCCTCCGTGGAGATATCCTTGCTAGTGCCAGTGGAGACCAGACTATTAAACTGTGGGATATTGCAACCGGGCAATGTGTACAAACGTTAACAGGTCACACATATCGAGTTAGAACAATTGCTTTTAGTCCAGACGGTAAGATTTTAGCAAGTGGTAGTGACGACCAGACTGTTAAACTATGGGATATGAGTACAGGTGTTGTTCTCAAAACATTTCAAGGACACCACAAAGCAGTAAGGTCAATTGCTTTTAGTCCTAATGCTTCAATGCTAGTAAGTAGCAGCGAAGACGAAACCATTAAGTTTTGGGATATTAAAACAGGCGAATGCCTCACAACCATGAGAATTGATAGACCCTATGAAGGTATGAATATTAAAAATGCAAGTGGTTTAACAACTCCTCAGAAAAACACTTTGAAAGCTCTTGGTGCAGTAGAGACAGAGTAA
- a CDS encoding IS5 family transposase encodes MYRKQGQTSIPTENFELPFEGKLSEDNRWVMMAAFIPWTEFEEEYSSFFSVEMGAPAKSFRMALGALIIKEKLGISDRETVEQIKENPYLQYFIGMSYYSNEAPFDASMLVHFRERISVELVNKVNQEMVKKMLEATSSKLSEKKTESPEEEGETPKNRGKLIIDATCAPGDISYPTDLELLNQARKQTEKIIDLLYEQTLGQLEKKPRTYRERARKDYLAVAKKRRVSQKDRRKAIRKQLQYIKRNLSHIEQLIISGASLEDLSHRQYKMLLVVAEVYRQQLWLYENKKQSIDDRIVSLTQPHIRPIVRGKAGKSVEFGAKLSASCFEGYIFLDHISWDNFNESGDLKAQVEAFKNYTGYYPESVHVDKIYRTRENRAWCKERGIIMSGPPLGRPPANVSKEKKKQDLESERIRNCIEGKFGQGKRRFSLNRVMTKLAHTSETAIAITFLVMNLSTQLSRLFYAFLCLFFKTTPFSPFTIIENNQSLNHR; translated from the coding sequence ATGTACCGAAAACAGGGACAAACTTCAATCCCAACTGAAAACTTTGAACTCCCGTTCGAGGGCAAGTTATCAGAAGATAATCGTTGGGTAATGATGGCTGCTTTCATTCCTTGGACAGAATTTGAAGAAGAATATTCTTCATTTTTCTCAGTAGAGATGGGAGCACCTGCCAAATCTTTTCGGATGGCATTAGGGGCATTAATAATCAAAGAAAAGTTGGGGATAAGCGATAGAGAAACAGTAGAGCAAATTAAAGAAAATCCTTATCTACAGTACTTTATAGGAATGTCATATTATAGTAATGAAGCTCCATTTGATGCATCAATGTTGGTACATTTTCGGGAAAGAATTAGTGTGGAGCTTGTTAACAAAGTGAATCAAGAAATGGTGAAGAAGATGCTAGAAGCAACATCTTCTAAACTATCTGAAAAAAAAACAGAATCACCAGAAGAAGAAGGTGAGACACCCAAAAATCGGGGAAAATTAATAATAGATGCAACTTGTGCTCCGGGTGATATCAGCTATCCGACAGATTTAGAGCTACTCAATCAAGCAAGAAAACAGACAGAGAAAATTATAGACTTACTTTACGAACAGACTTTGGGTCAATTAGAGAAAAAACCAAGAACCTATAGAGAGAGGGCTAGAAAGGATTATCTAGCAGTCGCTAAAAAACGTCGCGTTTCCCAAAAAGACAGGAGAAAAGCAATTAGAAAACAACTTCAATATATCAAAAGAAACTTATCTCATATTGAACAGCTAATTATTTCAGGAGCCTCTCTGGAAGATTTAAGTCACAGACAATATAAGATGTTGCTTGTAGTTGCAGAAGTCTACCGTCAACAACTCTGGTTGTATGAAAATAAAAAACAGAGTATTGACGACCGCATTGTCAGTTTAACCCAACCACATATCCGTCCAATTGTCCGAGGGAAAGCTGGTAAATCGGTAGAATTTGGGGCAAAATTGTCTGCTAGTTGCTTTGAAGGATATATATTTTTAGACCATATAAGTTGGGATAATTTTAATGAATCAGGAGACTTAAAAGCTCAAGTAGAAGCCTTTAAAAATTACACAGGGTACTATCCAGAATCTGTTCATGTTGATAAAATTTATCGCACAAGAGAGAACCGAGCTTGGTGTAAAGAAAGAGGTATTATAATGAGCGGACCTCCTTTAGGAAGACCCCCAGCTAATGTTAGTAAAGAAAAAAAGAAACAAGATTTAGAATCTGAGAGAATTCGTAATTGTATTGAGGGAAAATTTGGACAGGGGAAAAGAAGATTTAGCCTCAATCGCGTGATGACGAAACTTGCTCATACTTCTGAAACTGCAATTGCTATTACTTTTTTAGTGATGAATCTTTCTACTCAGCTCTCGCGGCTATTTTATGCTTTTTTATGTCTATTTTTTAAAACTACACCTTTTTCCCCATTTACTATTATTGAAAATAATCAGTCCTTAAATCATAGATAG